The DNA sequence AGAATTGGCATTGCTGAAGAAGTGTGTGGGGATGAGAGATCAGCTTCTACaccagcagtttgaaaaacatAAAGTAAGTGTTACCACTCAGAAAATGCAGGGCAACAAATGTAGGATTATAGGAGCACCCTGTCTATTTTAGATATAATTCCTCTGAAATAGACAGATTGCTAGTTGTAATCAGAGTAACTGATTAAAACTAACAAATGACgtgtctttttttatatataactaAGGCCCCcttcacacagctaaataaaatcccacattatctgctttgaactggaataaatggcagtgtgggctcagataacccagttgaaagcagatattgtggattatctgccttgatattctgagctatatggctgtgcggaagggccctaagacataGCTAAGTTACATTATGGGCATAATTTGTAGGAATATGTAGGTTATTTTTTTGCTACATCACAACTGGACTTGCACTCTGTCCTTCCTCTGATGTTGGGCAGCTTAGATTTCACGGTCACGATTCTATGAATGGATGGGGAGGAAGACTATATTTTACTGCACATCTTCTTACTGGCTCTAGAACTTTATATGCCCTAcatcataatgaaataatatgtTGCCAAGAATGTGTATGTGTGAAATGCTTTCATTTCTACTTACTGTTCCACCATGGAGGCCAGGTTTGTTCTGTAGCTCCTCCAATATGCCTCAATCTTAGTGCACagactttttcttcctcctcctcctccactgcctCCGCCGCCCCTTCCACCGTCGCTTGTGCCGCTGCTGCCAccgcctcttcttcttcttctccttcttcttagcacagcaggctaaactgctgATCAGGGTCAGCACCCGTTGTTAACCCCAGCTTACCTGCTCACTTAGCAGGTCGAAaggagaaatgtgagtagataaataggtaccgttttAGCAGGGAGGCAATAAAGGTGCCTTTAAGGACATTGCTCGAaggaaagctcctcggcatggaagatagaGCGACAGCAGCCCCCTTCCTCCCACGGCATGAGTCAAGCACAGCATCCAAGATGCATCCAATATGGGGAAAATTGCCTTTATCTCTATTTGTGTTggctgtccttgttaattgtataatcggcattgaatgtttgccgtatgtgtgttctgtaatctgctgtgagtccccttcggagtgggAAGGGcacaatataaatattgtaaataaataaataataatctttCTTCCCAGGAAAGGTTCAGCAGTGAATCTGTCAATGACCTCATGGATGCACTCCTGAGAGCCAAACTGAATGCGGTGAACAACAACAGCCACATAATGTCTGGGCAGAAGCTGACAGATGACTACCTGCTCATGACAGTAGCCGACATCTTTGGTGCAGGTGTGGATACCACCACTACTGTGCTGAAATGGACTGTCCTCTATCTCCTACACTACCCAGAGGTACCTGATCCTTCTGATCTTtctgggctcttgggaagaaagaGATGCACAACAGGTTATAAGTAACAGAGACATCTAAATTATGGTTGTTGTTATGGGTTTTCAAGTAAATTCTGACTTATAGTACTCTATCCTAAAGCTTTCTTATTCAGAAgcgcttgccattgcctttctctaaggctaAGAGTGTGTAACTTGCTCCAGGTAATCCAATAAATACCCTTGACTGAGCAGgggtttgaaccctggcctcttggagtcctagttcaacacttAGATCACTACTTAGACtacttagcacagcaggttaaccaccagctgcaaaaaATCTTGCCagtcaaaaggttgacagttcgaaaccCGGGTCAGGGGTGAGAGCCCAAtcatcagcccagctcactgccaacccagcagattgaaaacagctaGTAAGTAGATAACTTGGTACCGATTAAGTGGgaaggtattttaatggcaccataaggaaataccagGAAAATGCTGGCGAtcaggaaaggagaaagtctgtgaacagggctcttcgacatggaggatggagtgacagcacacacacacccatggccagaattgagcacaacctccaggacgccgaaaatgggaaatgcctatatacctctaccTGTaatgttgtctgtcctgtctatgtataatggcattgaatgtttgccgtctatgtgttctgtgatccactctgagtccccttcggggtgagaagagtagaatataaatactgtaaataaataaataaataaataaataaatatccatattGGCTTCCCAACAATAATGAATACACGAGTTACTCCTCCCATGCCAAAGATACTATTCTGCCAGACTTAACGCTAAATCTTAATTTACTGGGGTCACTAATGCAGTTCATGCTGAATGGAAGTATGTTCAGGCATGCCATCTTTACTTCCAGTCACTGGGTTGCATCTTTTTTTCTACATACTGATCCCAGAATGGGGCAATATTTCAAGCCTTTTTAACATGCCTTTAAGGACTGATCTACCATGAAGAAAGGGCCTTTAATGATGTGCCATATTGTATAAACAGCTTGAACACCACATATCTGGAATTTCTAAATTTGAAATTATCCACTTGAGTGGCTGAGGTAGAGTTCTTGAGCAGTGACCACAAAATAGCCTTTATATGTTCTTGCCATCATAACCAAGAACTATATCCCTCAGAACATTTGATTTTCTTCACATGCATGTACAGAGTGTCTGTAAAGTCTCTTTATCATTTAAAGAGACTTTAAATTAGATGGTAAAGAGACTTTACGGACACCCTGTCTTTAACATGCTTTATTTTTCAATTGGTTATCATAAGACACTAATCTGCTTAATTTGAAAGGTATTGAGGTATGCATCTTTGAAGAAGTTCCATATCTGGATGAGATCATGTTAATTGTAGAGTACACATGTTCcccctaatacagtggttctcaatctgtgggaccccaggtgtttttggcctacaactcccagtttaccagctgttgggatttctgggagttgaagggcaaaacatctggggacccacagattgagaactactgccctaacATCTAATTTAACCCACAGTAACTTATGATTGACAACACACAGTGATACCTGCTAGGGCCATTTAAAGATGTTTCTTTATGCCATTtgtactaatattatatatataaatcccCTTTCACCCAACTATGTTATAAGAAACAATTAAAGAAATAGGTGGGAAAAGGCTGATGAGTTGATAATCCGTACCCCCATAGCTATCGCTCTTGACTAATcaaattccttctttctttccaggtACAGCAAAAGATCCAAGAGGAGCTTGATCAAAACCTTGGCTTTAGCAGGCATCCTTTGCTGAGTGACAGGCAGCATTTGCCGTACTTGGAGGCTACCATCAGTGAAGTTTTGCGTATCCGTCCTGTCTCTCCACTTCTTATCCCACACGAGGCACTGGAAGATACAACGTGAGGCCCATTACCATCAGGGGAATCCCTTGTAAAGTCAGTGGGAGGGGGGATAGCAGCCAGGTTTGCAGGGAAGGAAAGGCACTGATGGGTTTTCTATTCTGCAGCATTGGGGAATATGACATCCCAAAGGGAGCTCAAATTGTGGTCAACCTGTGGTCCATTCATCATGATGAAAAGGAGTGGGAGAAACATGATGAATTCAATCCAGGTGAGCATGCAAAACTTCCCTCTCTGCTGGTCTCTTGCtcagtttttccattttctatagTTCTTGAACATCACAGCAAGGATCTCTGCTTCTATCCCAATGCTACCTACACCACATGTATGATTTTCAACCCTGTGTTCTAAAATTGTTCAACACCAATGCCACCAACTGTGAGGATTCCTCACAGGCAATCCTACCACTGTGGGTCTGTACATTTCATTATTCAGTTATGTAGACTGAACGGTATTCTCTGCAAATATTTACCTGCTTCTGCCACTTGTAAGGATGCCCTTCTGTTGTCCTTCTGTCAGCCACCTGTTGGGTCAGTCTTAATGCCCTCTAAGTTCCTATGAGAATTTATATGACTTCTATCTCCAACAGGACATCCCCTTCCACCTTCAGTGCTACatccttttgttgtttattcgttcagtcgcttccaactcttcgtgatacatggaccagcccacgccagagctccctgttggccgttgccacccccagctcctttgaggtcaagccactcacttcaaggataccatccatccatcttgcccttggttagcccctcttcctttttccttctgttttaccCAGtatcaagctttcctgtcttctcatgatgtggccaaggtacttcacctttgcctctaaaatccttccctccagtgagcatttcctggagtatggactggtttaatCTTCTTgttcctgtgaaagtggagggcctGTTGTACACTTTTATCTGTTGTCTGTTTGGGGAAGGAAGATAGAATTCGAGACAGAAATCTCACAATGATTTTCTTCTACCATTCTGCGTTACAGAGTTTGATGTGTTTTCTAAGGTGATATGTCTTTCCTTTTGTACACAGATCGTTTCTTGGATGAGGATGGGAACCGAATCTACAGCCCTTCTCCAAGTTTCCTCCCTTTTGGAGCTGGTGTCCGGGTTTGTATGGGAGAAGCGCTAGCCAAGATGGAGATCTTCCTCTTCATATCCTGGATCTTGCAGAGATTTACACTGAGCATCCCTGAAGGCCAGACGCTGCCTGAGCCAGAAGGCAAGTTTGGAGTTGTGCTCCAAGTGCCAAAGTTCCAGGTGAAGGCTATGCTGCGGGAAGCTTGGAAATGAAAATAATAGGTCAATTATGCAATTTTATTATCCAAGAAGCTGCCCTAATCAATTAAAAAGTAAGGGGGTGTCTGTTCATCCAAACCAGTAAAGGTTTACTGGATACATAGGAGACTGTGAAGAAGGAAAGATAGCTGCCCGGAATAGGAGACAAAGGCAATTTTTCAAAAGTAAAGTAGACTCATAGGATCAATGAAGAAAGGACACTGTACCTCATTttgttgttaatttttttaaaattattttttgacAAAGAGAAAACAATTGAAATAGAGGGGGGTAAGCCTGCTCCTGCTTAGCAACCAAaattagatgggatctggtgaCTTCATTGTAATTAGATCTGTATGCTCTGATTATCCCTCAAGTAAAGTACAACCTCCAGAGTTCCCCACCTAATATGTCTAGAGTAGTAATCCAAAAGCTTGTTCAAGAAACTTGATAAACTCATCAGCACCTCACCTCAGCAGTCAAGACATTTTTTGAGTTCCCGAGTGTCTGTTTTCATGGCGAGCTGGAAAAAAATTGAGGAGGCTGTTTATTTTCTCTCAGAGTTCTTGATTTCTATTATGTTGAAGAGTTCATGTGAGTTGTTAGTTggaaagtaatattttaaaagattttaattcTGCTATAGTTTGTAAAGTTTTCATCTGTACTTTTGTATGTTTGTAACTGCATGTGCTTTTATTGTATTCATGCTTTTGATAAGACACCTTGAGCCCCAGACtgaaagaaaggtgacatattAACAAACTGCTGATAATGAAAATGATGGTGTATCCTTCATCATCAATTAAATGTCCATAGCAGAGCATTGTGCATTAGTATTTAGATTATTCATTTCATTTGTTGTAAACATGTGGTGTAGGATATAGTTTTGCCCCCCCATGTTCTGTgtatacaaaaatattaaaagaatgGTTTTTCAGCATTAGCAGAatcctgtggtttttattttgcttAAAAACTTTACAAAACTAAATTGAAGGGTATAGCTTTTCCCCTATGTTCTGTgtatacaaaaatattaaaataatggttTTTCAGCATTAGCACAATCCtgctgtttttattttgcttaaaAATTTACAAAACTAAATTGAAGTAAATATTTTTAGTTCATCTTGTGTTATGGAGGGGCCGCGGTTTCATAGCGGGTTAAAATACTgggctgctgaacctgctgactgaaaggtcaacagttcgaatctggggagcggggggagctccagtttctgccaacctaacagttcgaaaacatgcaaatgtgagtagatcaataggtactgctttggtgagaagataatggcgctccatgcagtcatatcggccacatgacctaggaggtatctatggacaatgccggctcttcggcttagaaatggagatgagcaccaccccacagagttgggattcgactagacttaatgttgaggggaagcctttacctttttttgtGTTACGGAATGCTTGCATAGAAGAACAGATAGGAAGGAAACTTTgctggagagaaaaaaaaaaacaataatctGAGGATTCACAGCTGAAGAAAATGTTGAATTCTTATTCAAGAAACAAGCCCTACTGAGCTCAGTGGAATTTATTTTCAAATACTCATATATagaattaaattaatttaaataagGAAATAGGAAAGtttgcaaattttaaaatgcaagaagTTGCTTGGGTTCAACATAATTGGATGCACTTTTACTTAGAAGTAAAACCTCCTTTATTTAGTCTCTGATTTAATGCCTATATATAGTTGTAGACAAAATCTTTCTTGGACTATTGACTCTTCAGTTTACTGGCTGTTCCTACAATAGTGACAGAGAACCTTctcacattgggatatactccATTTCAGACTCTTTCAATACTATTCATTTCATCAGTAATCCATTGAAATTCGaatacaaaatgttttaaaaatagagtAATATTACAGACTGGGTTGTAATTGAGTTTTTTAAATTCACTACAATTTTATATGTTGCTGAACACTGTTTTTACATGTGATTGCAAAATCAGTATGCATTCCATCAGCTAAATCTCATGAGATTTTAGTTTGAGAATTCCAGGCTATGTCACTGcacaatattaattaaaaaatgacATAGAGAGGCATTTGAATGGACttggaggagccagccttccattCATTTTCCATATCGggataacttgagaaactgcaagttgtttctggtgtgagagaattggccatctgcaaggatgttgctcaggggacacccagatgttttgacgtttttaccatccttatgggaggcttttctcatgtccccgcaaagagaactggagctgacagagggagctcatccatgctcttcccggcttcgaaccggcaaccttcaagtcagcaacccaaccttcaggtcagcggtcctgtcggcacaagggtttaacccattgcgccaccaggggctcttagCCTTCCGCGGTGTGATTAatcaaagcacagtattttcaaatcataagaatcataATAATTGGGTGTGATaaggagagtatgcatcccatctgaatacagtatgcatcTAGTCCTAAGAACATAGGactgcatactgatataaacgtattatatcccaatgtgatgacAGCCACTTACCACTCAACATGTATACATGATGCAGAGTGCTTTCACAACTTTTCAAACCATATTTGTATGATCTACAGACGTTCGAGATTCTGGCCAGATTCAGCTATTTATGCCCCTTTTGCTGAAATAAAGAGCTTGGCCATTTGCTTTGGCCATAAAAGCACAAGGTGCAAGGTGCATGTCTGCAATAAGGCTAGGTTTATTTCCTCTCCAAAGCTCTTAATATTTAACTAAATAATGAGGTGGCTGAAGAACAGACTGGATTGACATAAAGCATATGTTTAAAAGACTGAACAGGATTTGAACATATCTGAAATATTCCATTCTGCACTACTTTTCCATACCCCATTTGCTTTCTACTTACAAATAAGGCTACTTTTAACTGACTAAATCTAtcctaaaataaatttaaaaattgtcTAAGACCTGGAGGATGTATTAGCTCAAATAACAATTTTCTATGTTCTTTTGTGCATCTGTCAGAGAAAAAACCGCTCTGTTGAATTTAGGTAACAGTAAGGTTTTTGACTCTATAATTGAAGGAAATGTAAGCTATATtgaaaggtaaagcttttcccctgacattaagtccagtcgtgtccaactctgggggttggtgctcatctccatgtcttagccgaaaagctggcgttgtccatagacacctccaaggttatgtggccggcatgactgcatggagcgtcgttacctccccaccaaagcggtacctattgatctactcacatttgcatgttttcaaattgctaggctggcagaagctgaggctaacagtgggagctaaccccactccccggattcaaaccgtcgacctttcggtcagcaagttcagcagctctgcagttTAATCCACCATGCCACTGGATTTAAATGATATAtaatgaataatagaatcctagagtccagtgagaccccaaaggctatccagttcaaccccctgcaatgcaggaacacaatcaaaacactccttgacagatggccatccagccttggtttaaaaatctccaaaaaggagacttcaccacacatTATAAACTGAATATGGGTCCCATTCACACTACATGGCTATAGCgttattattctactttaacaaCCTATAGGTTTCCTGGGTTTTATAGTTTAATGTGACACTTGAGATTTCTGGCTGGTCAACTAGCTCCTCCTACAAACCAAATCCTAGGATGCCATAGGGTGAAAGTATAGCACTTGAAAGTGGAATCATCATGCTATAATTGCATAATGTGTATGGGCATGAATTTGTTATAAACATTTGTGCTCTAAATCACTTAGATTCTTAAGATTTTATCTTTTCATGTGTAACTTCCCCACAGCTGCTCATAATATATTGCAACAAACACTACAGTTTGTAGCCAGGCTGGGTCACAAAAGGCCCAAACACAGAACATTTTGCATAAACTATCTCCATCCAGAAATGTGTTGCAAACTAAAGAAATGGGCAATCAATCTGAATGTTCATCTGTAATGCAGATGAATAGAAATGCATAAACTACGGCATCTTTTTTTAACACAAGCAAGCACTGTAACTAAATGGGCCATGCTTTTGGGTCAGGTTACCATTTGGTGAAAAGTAGAGAATGCTTGCAAACCCCCAATCCATTTTTCAATGTTTTCTACATTTGTGTTATCGAAGATTTTCAtgttcagaatcactgggtttctgtgattttccgggctgtatggccatgttccagaagcattctctcctgatgtttcacccacatctatggcaggcattctcagaggttgtgaggtttgttggaaactaggcaagtggggtttatatatctgtggaatgttcatggtgggaaaaagaacttttgtctgtttgaggcaagtgtggatgttgcagttggccaccttgattatcattgaatagccctgttgcttcaaagcccggctgcttcttgcctgggggaatcctttgttgggaggtgattagctggccctgattgtttcttgtctggaattcctgtttttgactgttgttctttatttactgtcctgatcttagagttttttttaatactggtaaccagattttgttaattttcatgttttcctcttttctgttggtgtgggtgaaacgtcagaagagaatgcttctggaacatggccatacagcccgaaaaaattcatagcaacccaTTTTCTACATCTGTTTGCTACCATTGTGGTTGAataccatatttttaaaattaattttttttttgcctgattGCAGTCAATTGGGACTCATGTACTGAATACAATAATATCTCAGTGAAATGTAGCCAATCAGATTTGTCTATGGAATGACACCACTGAAGACAAATACAGCCCTCAGTCAATTTATGAAAAAGCTCACTAGAGGGCATCAGACCTACATCTGCTTCAGAAGTGTTCTGTATGGAGAAAGATTTCCAAAGGAATAAGCCAGATAGTTTATGTTATATGCCCCTTTCTCCCTAAGTGGGATCCAAGGCAGATCACAAATAAAAttagttaaaacaatacaattaaaagcaaaaaaatattatttgtttaaaagaattaaaaacactGTTGGAAAAAAGATACAAAAGTTAAAGGCATAAAAAGTGGGCATCCCCCTTTCCTCCCTGAGACTATTCCACATCAAAAGCCTGCTTACAGTGTCTTCTGCCTGCTCACACAACGGAGGCAGCCTTTTGTTGAACTAAAAACAACAGAACGCTATGGCACTTCATAAACTCACTAGTAGAGTTGTGCGCGGAATcagtttctcccatttcctttGCTTCTTATGGTAGTTCGGGAGCATGTAACGGGAAACCCCCTCCCGGTAGGAAAATCAGCTCGccatgaaagcaagcaggagcagcTCCGGGCTCTAAGCCTGCTTTTCATCATCacaatttaatcttttttattaatccccagcaaacaaaaagtaaacccttATTCCCTGAAAACGACTCacctcttccaggaggtcatcgctcttccttaTCTGGAAGTTGGAAGCCTCCTAAAAAGgccttggaatggaaagagtgtATGGCTGGCTGGTGTGGTGTAGCTCAGGAGAGAAAGTGCAGGTGACTGCTAGTGCCTGCAgcagagcacctcctctagagtaagaaattcttactctagaggaggcactcagctgcagtcTCTGGTACGGGTGTGTGGTgtttgggcctgcacgccacaggCCAAGAAAGCATGTGTGCCTGTCAATGCCTGCCGCCAAGTGCCTCCTTTAGAGCAGAAAGAAacagtagatttatttattttattatttatttaccacattcgTAGCCCGCTTGTCTCCACACCAAAGgcgactcaaggcagcttacacaggcacttgtcgggtatatataaaacacatatccaacatattaaaatttttacaaaattaAAGTTAAACAATAACTTTAAAACCTAAcagtcaattaaaatcacgccgtCCAAGAGACATGGGCTAAGCCGTTCCATGATCATTGCACAAATATACATGCATTATTGCACTATGCTCTTAACCAAAGACTTAATCCCAGAGCCAGGActtcactttcttcctgaaggctaggagggagggggccgatcTTATATtgctgggagggagttccacagccgaagggccaccaccgagaaggccccatctctcatccccgccagctgTGCTTGCAAaacaggtgggaccaagagcagggcctccccagatgatcttaagaagaagaagcctccttaaagcgtgcaggaaggggagcctgggaagcccccccataatgggccaatagaaaatggaTTTTTCGGCATCCCAGAGTGAaaatatatcccccccccccccgatttttagaggctcccaaaaaatggatcggggccTCCACCAAAAGTTGGGACACGAAACtggtcaaggtttaccctgaataCACAACCCTACTCACTAGTCATATCACCCATTTGGAGAGGCTGTGCTGTGAAAAGCAGTATTTATTGTGTACAGAAGGTTCTCAGAAACTAACATAAACATTTTAGTACAAAAGActccaaaccaaaacaaaaaaagcagGCCTTTGTCACAACAGCACATTGTGCAATTGCATCTAAATCATGAATACACACAAATATTGGTAGAAAAGACAAATGTACAAATGTGTTGAGAAAGTGGCATTTTTACTGCAGAGCGTTTTGATTTTAAAACTTTGCAGGCCACTAACTAGCAACCAGAGTCGCACAGATCCTGTGGAGTTCAAATAATGTGCTCAAATGGATTTGTGCCTTTTTTGAGGTGGCAGAAGAGAAAACTAAGAGAAAATGAAAACACACTAAATATGCTCCAGTACAACCCTTTAGCATTGTGTAATTATTCAGAACAATAAGCAGTATCTCTGGATCTGTCTTTACTTCTTTCCAAAAAAGTACTGGAGCATATGTTGGAGAATTAAACTCCTTTGTCGGCTCTGTTCTCTAACAACAGATGTGGGTATTACTGTATTTGTAGTTAATCCCAGTAGCTAACTAGTAACTCAAGTGGTCTACACTTAAGAGCAGTGCAATGTCTGGAAATAGGGCAGAGCGGGAACTCTGAAAGACTATGCTTTCTAGTCAGGGAGCCAATGCAACATCTGTCAGTAGCCAGCATCCGTACCAGTTCAATTTACAGAGATTCTGTTACACTGAGATTAGAACAAGGACATAGGACTAGTCTAAACCTGTTATACTTCTGTTTACTGCATGGTTTTCATTTGCGGCATGCTCTCTGGAACACGCCAGAAAAAAAAACACGGAACCCTAGCCAACTTCTCCAATTAAATTAACAAACATTGTGATTAGTCACCTACTCCTTTGTCCATGCATTTGTTCAACTGGAGTAAATAAGGCAAACCTCATGGCAAAACTCAGCACTTGTCAGCTCAACGCTGGATGCAAAGAACACCATGTAGGAACACCAACAGTTCGTTATGAACAAAGAAGGACCATAATGTACTGAAAGGAAAGTATTATGGGATTTCAGTTAACTGTACCCAGggttttaaaatgacatttacaagagagaggggggggaatcAGATTTCTCCTTTGTTATTCTCACTGTGCTGCATGTAACACgccattctatttttaaaatctctcttTCACATATACATAGAGGTATATTTTGTGTTTGATGTTCCATGTTGATATCAATAGGTCCATTTTTTTCTGAACTAAGAACACTttaatacaggcatgggcaaatttcggccctccgggtgttttgatcttcaactctcaccattcctaacagcctcaggcccctttgcttaagcggctgagggagaaaaggaaacggcctgaggctgttaggaatggtgagagttgaagtccggAACACCCaaagggtcgaagtttgcccatgccagctttAATATATCAAGGCTAATAGGGACAAATAAAGAATAAGTGCACAGTCTAAAACGTTCTTCTCATGGGATCCTGATTGGATGCATCTCAATGCCCATCAAGTGATAAATCTTTAGGATATAAGTTTGTTTTGGATGGACTTCTGCATTGTGGATGATGGGGTCCCCCTCACAGCAGGAGTGTTTGGGCagaataaaaacatggatgtccAAGATCCATGGTTTACTGAGGATGATGGCCAAATTGAGCAGGAGCCAATGTTCTAGTTTGGCTGCATTGCACCAAGCCAAAGAAAATGGGTGAAAGGCAGCCTATAGGTCCCAAAATAGAGCCgctgaagctttatttatttatttacagtatttatacctcacctcatcctgaaggggactcagggggacTCAATGCTCTCTATAATGCCCAAATCTGTATTCATCCTTCAGCATGCCTATTACGTTAAGTAAAGTAAGACACCATTATAATGATGAATTCCAACATCCACCTTTGGTGATAAGGAACAATCAAAACTACTCAAAATATTAGGCATTGTTTCTGCTCTTATCAGAATGTTTTGTTGAATATGAAAGCCAGAGACATGCAAGATGTGAAGCCTTAA is a window from the Anolis carolinensis isolate JA03-04 chromosome 3, rAnoCar3.1.pri, whole genome shotgun sequence genome containing:
- the LOC100553634 gene encoding steroid 17-alpha-hydroxylase/17,20 lyase gives rise to the protein MLAILILFLVILAFLSFSMKAQVKLKRKRNYPKSLLSLPLIGSLLHFMGDTKPHLLFYRLQQKYGSLYSLYMGSDYVVVVNSYLHAKEVLLKKGKIFAGRPRTVTTDLLTRNAKDIAFASYSPIWKYQRKLVHSALSMFGEGSLALEKIICQEATSLCETLSAAQDSSLDMSPELTRAVTNVVCSLCFNSSYQRGDPEFEAMLKYSQGIVDTVAKQSMVDLFPWLQFLPNKELALLKKCVGMRDQLLHQQFEKHKERFSSESVNDLMDALLRAKLNAVNNNSHIMSGQKLTDDYLLMTVADIFGAGVDTTTTVLKWTVLYLLHYPEVQQKIQEELDQNLGFSRHPLLSDRQHLPYLEATISEVLRIRPVSPLLIPHEALEDTTIGEYDIPKGAQIVVNLWSIHHDEKEWEKHDEFNPDRFLDEDGNRIYSPSPSFLPFGAGVRVCMGEALAKMEIFLFISWILQRFTLSIPEGQTLPEPEGKFGVVLQVPKFQVKAMLREAWK